A window of Argopecten irradians isolate NY chromosome 1, Ai_NY, whole genome shotgun sequence contains these coding sequences:
- the LOC138304612 gene encoding uncharacterized protein, producing METEQRNNLQQNHVTLVDQLDPCDIIDDLFEDGILTENDCDHIKSCKSRKDKCRLLLIMLPTCGPSAYGSFLNSLKADYNHLARVVRSSIPRKDFVKTKPTENTGLHSRHILNACSRCTHNIPPFTIPELESLIKQNCCLIFENLEASDLLDLHYQEFVFGIEEYERIKSGKTRLDRCIVFISELARCRGSQVKSVFMRSLENKYGYIARAIKQSTQSLQAIAHHVQEPILKAESRTGFWAQTENLLLKEHFCQSLPTHLLDKPSTNIFLCSEAHKIDNESSNQCRVRRNRRFQKKRRKLNQRSHRDQVFSCYEDTAVDIKLNQHSAMERLNESNTTEDLKLCKFESMLIPDFVQMPSFLNGEEPKAQSESQIRRLYQHSARPLESEREKDTHPQNMASKCNRLVTKTDYLKYCSEPTAAKRARKHSTNKRRDLPSVHVCNLSPVTCNPGSAITHSTRPRRLDVAFNSLSTMINQGEFQKFDLYATNIQMKYSEDSDMMCILDYLHASRDLFVTDIHSAKKHINTGLQRVARTSNPKYFTLELFSAQTRMYIAKRKLHKLDSALADAMMMIEADPVGCSGRAAGWLYINQVRDIFRQLAVLSVHQPNYHSVYQTLYDSAVKSCQRALDNFKCDGGKDGPFGLRIALCRLAILLLRCGENGLTMDIQHPASRDIDFAGRYLKQLEKSVSPLPKILEVYNLVAKSDLQYRRGYSAKAIEHAEAAYQLAKEINLQEFIGHAHNRVVFLNKMPISTGGVADEGVSMATDSAELSNSIMDTSSSSSHSE from the coding sequence ATGGAAACAGAACAACGAAACAACTTACAACAAAATCACGTGACCTTAGTGGATCAACTTGATCCATGTGACATCATTGACGATCTTTTTGAAGACGGAATCCTGACAGAGAATGATTGTGATCACATCAAATCTTGCAAATCTAGGAAAGACAAATGTCGTCTACTGCTTATCATGCTGCCCACGTGTGGACCTTCCGCGTACGGCTCTTTTCTGAACTCCTTAAAAGCAGACTACAACCATCTAGCTCGTGTAGTCCGGAGCTCAATACCACGAAAAGACTTTGTAAAAACAAAACCGACAGAAAACACTGGTCTTCACAGCAGACATATTCTCAATGCATGTAGCAGATGCACACATAATATTCCTCCATTTACTATTCCAGAATTGGAGTCCCTGATTAAACAAAACTGTTGTCTTATTTTTGAGAATTTGGAGGCGAGTGACCTTTTAGATTTACATTATCAAGAGTTTGTGTTTGGAATAGAGGAGTATGAAAGAATTAAGTCAGGAAAAACACGTTTAGATAGATGTATCGTTTTTATATCCGAACTCGCAAGGTGTAGAGGAAGTCAAGTTAAGTCTGTATTTATGCGATCCTTAGAAAACAAATATGGATATATCGCCAGAGCTATAAAGCAATCTACTCAGTCATTACAAGCTATTGCCCATCATGTACAGGAACCTATTCTCAAGGCAGAATCCCGTACTGGATTCTGGGCTCAAACGGAAAACTTATTGTTGAAGGAACACTTTTGTCAATCTCTACCCACGCATCTCCTGGATAAACCATCAACAAACATCTTTCTCTGTTCGGAAGCACACAAGATAGATAACGAATCTTCAAATCAATGCAGGGTACGACGAAATAGGCGATTCCAGAAAAAACGACGAAAGCTTAATCAAAGGTCGCATCGTGACCAAGTGTTTTCGTGTTATGAAGATACCGCTGTAGACATCAAACTAAATCAGCATTCTGCCATGGAACGATTGAATGAGTCAAACACAACAGAAGATCTCAAATTATGTAAATTTGAATCAATGCTGATACCAGATTTTGTACAAATGCCATCATTTTTGAATGGGGAAGAACCAAAAGCACAAAGTGAGTCACAAATCAGACGACTTTACCAACATTCTGCACGTCCTTTAGAAAGTGAAAGAGAAAAGGATACTCATCCACAAAATATGGCTTCTAAATGTAACAGGCTTGTGACTAAAACTGATTACTTAAAATATTGCAGTGAACCCACAGCTGCTAAGAGAGCACGGAAACATTCAACAAACAAACGTCGAGATTTACCAagcgtacatgtatgtaatttgtCGCCTGTGACATGTAACCCAGGTTCTGCAATAACACATAGTACAAGACCTAGGCGTCTAGATGTGGCATTCAATTCCCTGAGCACAATGATCAATCAGGGAGAATTCCAAAAGTTTGATTTGTACGCTACGAACATACAGATGAAGTACAGCGAAGACTCAGACATGATGTGCATTCTAGATTACCTCCATGCCAGTCGTGACCTGTTTGTAACTGACATACACTCCGCTAAGAAGCATATAAACACAGGCTTACAACGAGTTGCAAGGACGAGTAATCCTAAATATTTCACACTGGAACTTTTTTCGGCACAAACCAGAATGTATATTGCTAAGAGAAAGCTGCACAAGCTAGACAGCGCACTCGCCGATGCAATGATGATGATCGAGGCGGACCCGGTTGGTTGTTCCGGAAGAGCAGCCGGCTGGTTATATATAAATCAAGTTCGAGATATTTTCCGTCAGCTCGCTGTGTTAAGTGTACACCAGCCAAACTACCATTCAGTATACCAAACTCTTTATGATAGTGCCGTCAAAAGTTGTCAAAGGGCCTTAGATAACTTTAAATGTGATGGGGGAAAAGATGGTCCATTTGGATTAAGAATAGCATTGTGTCGTTTAGCAATTCTTCTTCTTAGATGTGGAGAAAATGGTTTAACGATGGACATCCAACACCCAGCCTCAAGGGATATAGACTTTGCGGGTAGGTACCTCAAACAGTTAGAGAAATCAGTTTCTCCCTTACCCAAAATTCTTGAGGTATACAACCTTGTTGCAAAGAGTGATCTTCAGTACCGCAGGGGTTACTCAGCTAAGGCTATAGAGCATGCTGAAGCAGCCTACCAACTCGCCAAGGAGATTAATCTACAGGAGTTTATTGGACATGCCCACAACAGAGTAGTGTTTCTTAACAAAATGCCTATATCCACTGGCGGAGTTGCTGATGAGGGtgtttccatggcaacagaTTCTGCAGAGTTGTCAAATAGTATCATGGATACCTCTTCCTCCTCTTCTCATTCAGAATAG